A DNA window from Suncus etruscus isolate mSunEtr1 chromosome 8, mSunEtr1.pri.cur, whole genome shotgun sequence contains the following coding sequences:
- the GGACT gene encoding gamma-glutamylaminecyclotransferase has translation MACVFVFVYGTLKRGQPNHAVLQDSAHGCASFHSCGRTLEPFPLVIAGQHNVPYLLHLPGKGYRVRGEVYAVDEKMLRYLDDFEDCPTMYQRTPATIVLEGEGQEAGCPQEATLQCFLYSKATYPPEWVHLPYHDNYDSKGAHGLRYNPRENR, from the coding sequence ATGGCATGCGTGTTCGTGTTCGTGTACGGGACGCTCAAGCGTGGGCAGCCCAACCACGCTGTGCTCCAGGACAGTGCTCACGGCTGCGCCTCCTTCCACAGCTGCGGGCGCACGCTCGAACCCTTCCCGCTGGTCATCGCGGGGCAGCACAATGTCCCCTACCTGCTGCACCTGCCTGGCAAGGGCTACCGTGTGCGTGGCGAGGTGTATGCCGTGGACGAGAAGATGCTGCGGTACCTGGATGACTTCGAGGACTGCCCGACCATGTACCAGCGCACCCCGGCCACCATCGTCTTGGAGGGCGAGGGCCAAGAGGCTGGTTGCCCGCAGGAGGCCACGCTGCAGTGTTTCCTCTACAGCAAGGCCACCTACCCGCCCGAGTGGGTCCACCTGCCTTACCATGACAACTACGACTCGAAGGGTGCCCACGGGCTGCGCTATAACCCACGGGAGAACAGATGA